The Canis aureus isolate CA01 chromosome 15, VMU_Caureus_v.1.0, whole genome shotgun sequence genome includes the window TGGTTGGAAAGCATGGACGTGTGGTCTCCAGGTCCTGATTTCTAGATCTGTGTTTCTGCACTTCCATGCCTTGGGGAgtttggggagagagaggagatcTTAACCCAGGGGCTAATCTGCTGTCACTTCCCCTGGGGGTGATACTGCCTCCAAACCAGCCTCCAAATTTCccttccttgtttattttttaaaagattttttcaagACAGGCGGCGGGGAGAGCGCACAAACAGggaggaggatcagagggagagggagaagcagactccccactgagccgggagcctgatgaggaactcaatcccaggacgctgagatcatgacctgagcctgaaggcagacccataacccgctgagccacccaggtgccctttcctTCCTTATGTATTTGGTCACCAACCTCTTACCTGCCAGGCACTTTGAGAGGTGCTCATCTGGGAAGACAGCCACCTGGGTCATCACTGGAGGGCACCAAAGTCAGGCAGGTGGAGGGAGCTTTGGGTCGCTGAGCGGGATTCTTCAGGCCCGGGCAGAGGCCAGGTGTGCTGTGGACACTGAGTCCCCTCCATCTCCCCTGCAGCTTCTAAGGGCTGTATCAAGTGTGAAGCGCCCTGCCCGGAGGACTGGCTGCTCTATGGAAGGAAATGCTACTTCTTTTCTGAGGAGCCAAGAGACTGGAACACAGGCAGGCAGTACTGCCATACTCATGAGGCCGCGCTGGCTGTGATTCAGAGCCAGAAGGAGCTGGTGAGCGCTGGGCCGGGGGTGTCCTTCGGGGAGAACCCCGCTGCTGGGATCTGGCGTCCCCTGTGACATGTTTCCAGAGCACGTGTGCCTGGGGTGTGCTGGTGGGCCCTGTAGGGTCCAAGCACATTTCCAAGGGGCTCCTGTTCCACTGCTGTTGTGAAAGCCAGTGATCTCAATCCAAGGCTGGTTTGCTGAGCTCAACTCAGCATCATAAAGTGTGAGGATTACAAATCATAAATGCGCTTGTGAATAAAGAACACACTGGCACCTTCTACTGGTCCAAATCAGGACATGAGCACCCACTGAACACCCGAAACAGTTTTATCAGTAGAAATGGGAAAGACACACAGTGAATGACTCTGTTGCTCACTTTGGATTCTGAGGGTAACAGTGGCGATCCGAAATAGCAGGTAATCTCACAGTCACTTCCGTTTGTCTCTGATAAACAGTATAATGTCTCCCTGCTGCAGAGAAAGGCCCAGCAGTATGTGCGTAGGAGGACAACCAAATTGAACGTTGTGCTTTGTCCCAGATAATCCATCAAATGGGCAATTCCAGGCTTCCTGCAAATCAGGAATGCTGACTGGCAGGCTGGACCGCTGAGCTAGGAGGACAAATCTTTTTCCAGGTGCCCTGGTCTGGTGGGCAtgctcccagggcccagggcctaACAGCTGCTGAGAGGGAGGTCAGTGTGAGTGCAGGGCCCTCTCTGACCCCAGCTCCTTACTTTCAGGGTGCAGTGAGGGATTCCCTTTTCAGTGTCTGTGTATCTGGGAGCCCGTCTTCTGATCTGAGGTTAGTTCTGGGATGTATGAAAAGTTGGGAGACTGCAGAAAACTCgggcttttctcttttcttggtacAGGAGTTTATGTTCAAGTTCACACGGAGGGAGCCCTGGATTGGTCTGCGCAGAGTCGGGGATGAATTCCACTGGGTCAACGGGGACCCGTTCGACCCGGACACGTGAGCTGAGGCTTCATCTTCTGACCACTAAGACTGGGAAGGGCCTAGCTCCCCAGACAACACCTCccgagggagggagagagaaccagtTGGTTCTGTGCTCGCTAGAGCTAGTGACCTCAGGGCTCAGCAGCATGTGGCCGAGATCATGATAATGAAGATGGCTTTACTTCTCGCTCTCTATCCCCTAATGCCCAGCCTGGTTCGGCGGCTCTCCTGTATGTGGTCATCAGAGCTTCCTGCTAATGGGGCCCAGGTTCCTTCCATCTTGTGGCTCCCCACCCATGTAGATGCtcatctgcatggctcagtgtGGCTCAGAGGAAGGGGAAGACATGCCCTAGATGTCCCTCTTCTGTGTTGGCCAGAACATAGCCACATGACCATAGCTGCCTTtgagggaggggggatggggcCTCTATTCTGGGCAGCTGTGTGTTGCCTAAACCTTTTCCCTATGGAAGAAAGGGGCTCAGGCCCCTGGGCACCATGAGTCCTCTCTTAGAGAAAACACCGCTGCAGTATGCTGGTAGTGTGTGCAGTGCTGGGATTGCTCACACGACATGAGAGTGTGACGAGGTGGCAGGTGTGTGATATCAGGGACTGGTTTgcaggggtgctgggggcagTGGTcatgggtggtgggggtgggagtgtcTGGCTGAGGCAGTGGGGGTagtgatagtgtgtgtgtgtgtgtgtgtgtgtgtgtgtgtgtgtgtaggggggcgGTGATCCAGGTTTAGGGGAACACAGAGGAGGGCATATAGGGGAATAAGAACCCAAATTCCTAGTCCAGACCCTAATAGGCCCTGAGGAGCCTGGTGGGGGCACAGCTGCtcacatgatgatgatgatgatggaggaGGGTCCACAAGGTATAAGAAGTGGGAGGGCACCCAAGAACCCCCAACCCTCCACCATGGCTGGAAGCTGGTGATCAGCTACCTTCCCATTTGAGGCTGGCTCAGGGCTGCATTAGTCCCTGTGACTCCGGGGGGTGAGCATCCAGTCAGCCTCTTCCCTCCTTTGCCCTGGCTCCTGTGCCCTTCATTTTGCACCtctctttgtcttcattttctcttccttttcttctctttccttttcctgccttCATCCCAGATCTATCCTTAGAGCTGCTGAGATGTCTTGcactttctgcccctttctcttcccttctgatAGCTTCCTGCTTCCAGAACCTGGGAGAACCCTGGAGGCTGGGGTTCTCAGCATGCTGACCATCAGCCAACCAAAGGGCCTTTGGGCTGTGTCTCCCTGGCTCTGAGGTGGTCCTGCTCGGCACTCCCTCTTGAGGTCCTTCTGGTGCCCTTTCTTGTGAGACCCCAGCTCCAGCCTCGGAAGGGGCCTCAGATCAGGCTGACCAAGTGAGATTAAGAAGAAATCTTGAAATTCTATGGAATGATTTTAGCTAGAAAGGACCCTCATCCCCTACATCTACCGAAGATGGCAGTGAGTTCGTGGGCAACACAGCCTGGGTAGCAAAGGCTGGGGTTAATCAGGTCCACCCCTGTGATGTAGTTTCATTCAGCTCATCTCTGCTGAGCAATTCCTGTGCTAGATGCTCTGTGCTGTAGGGGAGCCAAGACAAGAGAGGCATGGAGCCCACTGCTCAGGAGTGACCACCCGGGGAACTGGtggggacagacagacacaggcttCCATGAAGATGTGATGAGTGGTGCCCCCTGGCTCAGGCAGGTGCTGCGGGGCAGaagggtgggcagagggtggtCCTGAACATGATACTGGCTCATGGCACAAGCGAGTTGACTCTGGAAGGATGGGAAAGTGCAGGGTGTGTTCAGGAGATGTCTGTGGGCATCCCCAGGGTGGCTGGAACCATGGTGACCATAGTACATAGACAATGGGGAGGGGCCACACTAGAAAGTTCTATAAGGGGCTAAAAGtactggaaggagggagggacaggtcAGGACCTCCAGGGCCACCCAGTGATGGACTACGTGTGACAGGTTGTAAGTGCCTGGTCTCTTGTCTTCTGGCCACAGGTTCCCCATCTCAGGCTTGGGAGAGTGTGTCTTCGTGGAGCCCACCAGGCTGGTGTCAACGGAGTGTCTGATGACCCGCCCCTGGGTGTGCAGCAAGATGGCCTACACATGACGTGGGTCAGGCCAGCAGTGGCCCTCCAGTCAGGCTCTGAGACCTGCCTGCCCTAGGTTCCTCTCCCAGGCGAAGCAGTGAGGACGGGGGCCTCTGCCTCGGCCTCTGCTCCAGGCCACACAGCCCTGGTTCCTGGTCTCCTCGGCCCCAGGCAGGTCCTGTGGCTTAGCAGTCAAATCCCACATGCTCAGTAGTGTAGGCATctcccaaacacacacatgcacgcatgcacaggCATGCACACAGTCTCTTCTGGAGTTCAGAGTCCAGCCTTAGTCACCCCAAGTCCCTTCCTGGTCCCATGCTGGAATATTTCTTCCCCATGTATCCCTGGTGCTTGGAGGAAGGATGGGCACTGACACAGATTGCATTACTGTCTGCACAATCATTTCTCTCCTGggtgctggggaggcagggagggtgggCTGCCCCACATAGGGCCCCCTACAGCCACCCTCTTGGCCTTGCCCAGGGTTCTCAGGCAGGCCCCTGCTGTGTCTGTGGTGCTGTTGTGTTGGTCACTGATGGAATAAAGAGATGACTGGCATCTAGAAAAACCTGCTGCCATTTGTTCTGGGGTTATGgcttgggggagggacagagggccacaTCTCTGGGTGCCTGTCTGGGAGGAGCCACCACCAAGGTGGCACTGAGGACAAAAACACGTTCTGTGGCCTCAGGGCACCATTTAATTCTACTGGGCTACTGAGTTATTCTTAGATGTCTGACGGTGTGCTCCATCTGGTTCCTTCATTACTATTCAACTCAATATGACAAACGTTTATTCACATCACACCTACCACGTGCCAGACACCATGCCAGGCATGGGGATCAACAGTTTTATCCCCCAGGGAGCACACAGGGAGCAGAGGCAACAACTTAGGAAGTGCCAGCCAGAATGTTCTGGAACACAGTTGAGGGATGATTTCTTCTGCCTTAGGGGAGAAGGCGTGCAGTGAGCAGGAGGATTAGCCCAGCAGAAAAGCTGATGTTCATGGTGAGTGGGATAAGAGTGCATGCAGGTCCTATGGCCTTTTCTTCCTTGGTCGGCCTCGGGAGGAGTTGGGGGTCTGGCTGCTTCCTGGGCCTGTGGAGGCTCCAAGTGCTGCCCCCCAGCACAATACACCTGGAGCCCCAGAACTCGCCCCGGTGGggctcaggcctccccagcctcctctctgcAGCTGGCTCTGGCTGAGATGTGGGCAGCCTGCCTGTGAGCAGGGTGTAGGGGAATCTGGGTCATGGCCCATTTTCAGAAAGTAGATCAGAGGGAAACCAGGTCCTGCTTTGCTCTGCTCAGTCCTTTTACTGTTGGTTTGTGGACAAAACTGTCAGCTGGGTTTTGCTGAACTTTCCACATGCTTCCCAGATATCCAGTAAAATACAGGCAATTTTGTGATTTCCTATTTTGTCTTTGGTGGGAACCCAGTGAGGAACCAGAGAGACCAATAAAGAGGTGATAGTCATTCAGTGCTGCAGTGGTGCTAGTGGGGGTGTCAGGAAGCTCGGCACCTTCCCAGTGCCGGTGGGGGCGCTGGTGGAGCCTCTGAAGGACTGAGGTAGCGGGCGGTCGGCTGCACAAATGCTACTTGGGGGACGGGGGAAAGGACCAGGGTGTCTCCTTCCCACCTATTACGTCAGGCACAGGCCCGGGGTCCTCACCAGGATCTCCCCATCAAGGACGGTGAGGCTCAAAAGCCTCGCATGTGGTACCCACAGAAATGTCCGAGACAAGAAGTGCTGCCACAGGCAGTGAAACTGTGCCTGGCAGGTCCCGAGGCCCCGGGGAGAGTAGCACCCGGCCAGGGCTTCTGAGCGGTGAGCTGTGCTCCAGTCCTGCCAGGTGGTTCAGGTGGGGAGAACGGGCAAGGAGGGGGCAGGAAGGCAGCAGCGTGACAAGGCAAGGGATGATGAACCCATGCATTCGGATCTCACCTCTTACTCAGGTATCCAAAGCCTGCCACCTGCGGCTTCCAGGTACACACTGGCCAATAAGCTCTCCTGACCTTGGGTTCCTCCGGGGAACACACCACAAGGCTAAATCAGTTTAGCAGCTAAAGGAACCCTGACTCGGGGTCGCCAATGCTTTTCGGTTTTCGTACCTGGTTCATATCAAGGAGGGACCATACCAAGCACAGGATAGGAACGAGACACTGGCTGTCAGACTTCAGAAATGTAGGCGATTCTTCCCCAGGTGAGAACTGGCTAGGAGCTTCATGCTCCCACGTGGGCTGAGCCCGGCTGGCCAGCTGCAGTGCTCGTGGCAGCCGTCCAGAGGGTAGGCACCCCGCCCCACTGCTCGGCGCTGCAGCgcgcctctccctccacctggagGGCCCAAGGGAGCACCCTTCCCGGGGCCCCACTCCTTAGTCCCGTCGGAAGACTTTGCCCTGCCGAGGCATACCCCCTGGAGTTGAGTGTGCTTACCTTGGGAGCCCGGGCTGCTGCTCCCTGGGTGGATTGGAAcccagatcccagatcccaggccCATCCTCAGCGAACCGCTGGAACAGGCAGGGCTCCGGTAGAAGGCTAAGCACGCACCCCGGGGCCTACTCAGATGGTCTCTGTGCAGGTGGAGGACGATAGGGAGGACCGTGTAGGCCTGCGGCGCTCTGCTGCCGGGTCAGCCGGTGTCTGCTtagtctccctcctccctgcaaggtCAGCATTGCCTGCCCACgcttacaggtgaggaacagacTCAGGAAGGTTAAGGGACTGGCTGCATATCACATAGCTAGCAGGTGGCGGAGGCGGGATTTGCACCCGCACCCACCACACAGGGCCCTTGGGAAGCCACTTGTGTGGCAACATGTCCCTTGCCTAGCCAGCTCTGAGGCCAGCTCTGAGGAGGGATGGTTGGGAGGGTGCATGTATGTGCAGGTGTGGGGCCACCCTGGGAAAACAAGTTGGATGCCCCCAGGCAATTCTTTTTCTGGACACTTTTGTCTCCAGATGATTTTCATATGGATCACCCACCAAAAGTGGGGGTAATGCATATAATGCCTTCTATCGTTTTCTTCCTTCAAGGTCTGCCTAGagcctccctcccaccttccgGGACAGCAGGGGCTCTTGGGGACCACTTCCTTCCCCCCCAAACTTCCCACACTTTGAGCCTCTCATGTGGCTGGAGTCTCCCACCTTGTCATCTGTGACTCCTCTCTTCACTTCATCTGACCACTCCATCACCCAGTTACAAACTCCCGGATGGTAGGGATTGTGTTGTAGGCCTCTTTGTAGCACACATAGCACCTGCTCAAAAGATGGTTCCCATGACGGTTGGATTGCTCACAGCGCTGTGAACTGTGTGCCCCAGCGGGAGATAGCAGAGGCTGCTGTGGTCAGGTTTGTCTTTCAGGTTCTGGTGGCCATGGCATGGTTTTAGAGGCACAGCAAAGATGAATCTTTCATGTGTTTTGCTTCAATTAAATGAGCTCACTCACATTCCTTAAGTGTGCACATACCAGGTGGGCTGAGTGGTGGTGGCCCAGAGATACAGCGGGGGAGAGCTGCCTCAGCCTTGGAATGTCCTCTGCATCCTGCCCAGAGCCCCACTAATGAGGACGTGGCTGTGAATGGAAACCAGGCATCGCTGACTGTGCTTGGCTGCTGACGGCTCTGGTGTTCACCAGGATAACTGTGCTAACGTCACCGTGTCATTCTGTAGAAGGTGACCTGGTTTTCCAGAAAGGCCTGCTGAATGCTTACACgaggagggggtggaggtgggtgcggcacctgcctcctttctcttcttggtCTGCAAACAGCTCCAGGTTGTAAGTATGG containing:
- the CLEC2L gene encoding C-type lectin domain family 2 member L, with the protein product MEPAREAPARTRPPPPAAARPAPAAPRPRSPAEAAAAAEAEARGPEALLRRSGSGYEGSTSWKAALEDTTTRLLLGAIAVLLFAILVVMSILASKGCIKCEAPCPEDWLLYGRKCYFFSEEPRDWNTGRQYCHTHEAALAVIQSQKELEFMFKFTRREPWIGLRRVGDEFHWVNGDPFDPDTFPISGLGECVFVEPTRLVSTECLMTRPWVCSKMAYT